gagcataaaaaataattaaattaaaaaaaatttgcaggaaaatgcaggaattttttttttcagggtggaactccactttaatcaatatacattacaaggattttaacaaactttgttgcagattcctactttttgttattctgaagcaaTTCCTGTGTGTTTGTTTATGTCTATGTAGAATGGGAatataatgggagtggtttcacaatcagctgctgcacctggagggctctaatgaggaaaatttaagggtctgcatcccttttgaCTTGTATGTTAGTGTAGTTACtcggaaaatcagtgagccaatcacacaaagcaggaaattatgtttctggggggcgttctgtacacattttgtgtacagaacacctccaggtagccatattgcatggCATTTTACAGAACTTTACTATTATTAATCTTTTCTTACATAGAGTTTGTATTATTTCTAAACTGGTGTGAAacttcacaataataaaaaaaaaatcttcaaagttgtgggcatgttctgtaaattaaatgatgcaaatcctcaaacaatccatgttaaaggaacactaaagtacattttttttttttgtaaaataacaaacatgttatacttacctccactgtgcagctcgttttgcacagagtgtccccgaaccctgtcttctggggtccctcggcggctgtctcggctcctcctcgcaagagctttccaccttcatgcgagcgagctcgcatggtggaaagcttttgcgggcgtgctcccgtgatacagcagcgggcatagccgccgactgtatcactcggccccgccccctggcgcgccacgtcatcagatgtgattgacagcagcaccagccaatggctgtgctgctatcaatccgtccagcctagccaatcaacggccaggctgggaacccaaAGAGGATCACTGGGACGCGtgctggactttcgaggggtgaggtaagtaaaacgggggttcagggggggggcggtaccgtcggatgttttttcaccttaatgcataggatgcattaaaggggtgttccaggcatttttaatgtttattaaaagtcagcagctacaaaaagtgtagctgctggcttttaataaacatacactcacctgctccacggtccagcgacgcgccggccggagctccactcctctccccccctctctggccggcgtcctcattgttactgtgggcacccggccgtgacagctttcggcttcacggccgggcactcactgcgcatgcgcgagcggcgctgcgctatctgattggacaggtgtgtcacgtgtcccaggcgatcgcctacagggaggggccgccaaaaggcgatatgacgtatcgccttagcagcccctcggcggaaggaggaagtgggacaggatgtcccactcctcctgaagcccccactccccccccccccaaaaaaaatgacacgccaaatgtggcatgtaagggggcgaggagtggataaagcggaagttccacttttgggtggaactccgctttaaggtgaaaaaacatttacctttacaacccctttaattccaggttgtgaggcaacaaaacatgaaaaataccaagggggtgaatacttttgcaaggtacTGTATAGTTAATATTATATGCTGATTGCAGTAGTTCTTTTGCTCTCAAATACTTTGATTAGATTACTGATTCATTTCCCAGGAAGGGACTCTTCTCTCTTCACAGAAGTCCTAGGTGGAGGCGCTGCCAACTTTATAATCAAACCCACTCTTCCACTCAGCGAAGGTTCTGGCTctcctttttacctacaggtctaGTGTAGTATCCTGTTCAAGGAGGGTCATTTCTCATaagcgcccccccacccccccaaaccaGAAAGAGTAAGTTGTACAGTGACAGTATgggaaatttgtttttaattctaATATCACTATACATGCAATCGGACAGTAAGGGGGAACATTTTACAGATAAATACAAGAAATTTAACACATTCTTTACAGTCTCCACTTTGCCGTCATCATTTGTTAAAACTCTGCAAGAAAAACAAACAGTAGTCTGTCAATGTGCCAACTCAGCAGCTATTCAAATTAATTCATTGACCAGCAAATATTAAAGAGCAATTtctgtagctggccagctaagaCCTGTCTTAGGTTGCTAATGTgacttacagtggggatcgaaggtttgggcaccccaggtaaaaatttgtattaatgtgcataacgaagccaaggaaagatggaaaaatctccaaaaggcatcaaattacagattagacattcttataatatgtcaaaaaaagttagattgtatttccatcatttacactttcaaaattacagaaaacaaaaaaatggcatctgcaaaagtttgggcaccctgcagaatttatagcatgcactaccccctttgcaaagctgagacctgtcagtgtcatggattgttctcaatcatcgtctgggaagatcaggtgatgtcaatctcaaaggttttaagtgCCCAGACTcacctgaccttgccccaacaatcagcaccatgggttcttctaagcagttgtctagaaaactgaaactgaaaatagttgacgctcacaaagctggagaaggctataagaagatagcaaagcgttttcagatgtcaatatcctctgttcggaatgtaattaagaaatggcagtcatcaggaacagtggaagttaaagcaagatctggaagaccaagaaaaatatcagacagaacagctcgcaggattgtgagaaaagcaattcaaaacccacgtttgactgcacgatccctccagaaagatctggcagacactggagttgtggtacactattccactataaagagatacttgtacaaatatggtcttcatggaagagtcatcagaagaaaacctcttctacgtcctcaccacaaaaatcagcgtttgaactttgcaaatgaacatatagacaagcctgatgcattttggaaacaagttatgtggaccgatgaggttaaaatagaactttttggccggaatgagcaaaggtacgtttggagaagaaagggcacagaatttaatgaaaagaacctctgtccaactgttaagcatgggggtggatcaatcatgctttggggttgtattgcagccagtggcacagggaacatttcacgagtagaaggaaaaatggattcaataaaatttcagcaaattttggatggtaacttgatgccatttgtgaaaaagctgaagttaaagagaggatggcttctacaaatggataatgatcctaaacacacctcaaaatccatgggggattacatcaagaggcgtaaactgaaggttttgccatggccttcacaatctcctgacctcaacataattgaaaatctatggatagaccttaaaagagcagtgtgtgacagacagcccagaaatctcaaagaactggaagacttttgtaaggaagaatgggcaaagatacctcaaacaagaattgaaagactcttggctggctacaaaaagcatttacaagctgtgatacttgccaaagggggcagtacaagatattaactctgcagggtgcccaaacttttgcagacgccatttttttgttttctgtcattttgaaagtgtaaatgattgaaataaaatctaactttttttgacatattataagaatgtctaatttgtaatttgatgccttttggagatttttccatctttccttggcttcgttatgcacattaatacaaatttttacctggggtgcccaaactttcgatccccactgtacatacaTATACAGCTAGACCTGGtaataaccttaaaggggttgtaaaggtacaatttttttccctaaatagcttcctttaccttagtacagtcctccttcacttacctcatccttccattttgcttttaaatgtccttatttcttctgagaaatcctcacttcctgttcttcttctgtctgtaactccacacagtaatgcaaggctttctccctggtgtggattgtcgtgctcaccccctcccttggactacaggttaGGCaaattcgaccgcaggttcgatagacacagattgttatgccctgtacacacgatcggttcatccgatgaaaatggtctgatggattttttcatcagaaatccgatgaagctgactttcatcagtcttgcctacacaccatcagttaaaaaaacgatcgtgtcagaacgcagtgacgtaaaacacaacgacgtgctgagaaaaattaagttcaatgcttccgagcatgcgtcgacttgattctgagcatgggttgatttttaaccgatggatttccccacagacgatcgtttttttctatcggttttttaaccatcagataattttaaaacgagttcctagtttttttaccgatggataaaaaaccgatggggcccacacacgatcggttcgtctgatgaaaacggtccatcagaccgttttcatcagacgaaccgatcgcgtgtacgcggcattattgtcaccgtcatgtcgaatctcctatctatatcgaaatgttgtagcaatgaaaatgtaaataaagcatttttttaagaCGTATCTTTCGGGTTTCGAATTTTGcgcgtttgttttcgtttgttaaaacgataatgaaaatacccgaaaatttggacgaaaatgcattcggacgaaaacgaatgcacatgtctattaaacaGGCCGATGTGAATGTGGGCTGAATCACAGCAACTAAAATCGTCTTCTAGCTGCAGCCAATGTGGAGCAAATCATCCTCACCATTACAGCAACAAGTCTAAGCTCTTCTCACCAACTGATGTAAAATATCATTTGCAGCAAAGCAGTCTAAAACCCAAAGTCAAGcattgtattgcagcttaccatgttTTAGATATTGTGCCTTCGTTTTCAGGTTTTTGTTCTTCTATCTATGTTTCAAGTAAGTTTTGCACCAGACCATTTAATCCTGCAGATGTAACGGTTAAGAGTGTTGAGATAAATCATTTAACACTGgcacttacaatgatcagctattATTTATtcgtgtaaaacctttatcccatgtTACTATAGCTGcttaccacttcccgcccggtcaatatacaattgacgtatgggaagtggttgtgaaatcctgactggacgtctattgacgtcctgtagGATTTCATGCTGGCGTGTGCCCGtgggtcagtctgacaccctgcatctccgatctcggtaaagagcctctggcagaggctctttaccatgtgatcagccatgtctaatcacagctgataacgatgtaaacaggaagagccgttgatcggctcttcctcactcgcgtctgacagacgcgagtagaggagagatgatcggcggctctcctgacaggggggggttcgcgctgattgtttatcagcgcagcccccctcagatgccaacactggacctccagggagtgccccccggtgctcaaaagagcaaaaaacaaaacaaaaaaaactccactaataataataataaaggaaataaaataacacaatcgatgccaatcagtgcacacaaatgggcactgactggcaacatgggcactggctcaaatgatgcccagcaatagtaatagtaataatatcttagtgcccatctatgcccagtgcccacctatcagtgcccatctgtgccacccataagtacccatcagtgccacccataagtgcccatcagtgccgccaaagagtgcccagtgccacctatgagtgcccatcagtgccgcctatgagtgcccatcagtgttgcctatgaatgcccatcagtgcagcataccagcgccacctatcagtgcccatcagtgcctcctatcggtgcccatcagtgccaccatatcggtgcccatcagtgccacctcatcggtgcccatcagtgccacctcatcgatgcccatcagtgcccgtaattgaagaagaaaacgtacttatttacaaaaaaattaacagaaaaaaataaaaaatatttatttttcaaaaatgtcggtctttttttagttgttgcgcaaaaaaaaatcgcacaggtgatcaaataccaccaaaagaaagctctatttgtgggaacaaaattataaaaatttaatttgggtacagtatagcatgaccgcgcaattgtcattcaaattgcgacagtgctgaaagctgaaaattggcttgggcaggaaggtgcgtaagtgcctggtatggaagtggttaaaaagtgtgagctggagtttgatttcagtttgtttgtgtcccaacttccaaaataaaaaacgcacTTGGGTTCAAAGAGTACAAAGACTAATCAAAAAACAACCTACCTTCGGAATTTTCTTTACCATCTTCATCAATATCTGCTTCCCTCATCATGTTATCAGCCTCTTCATCTGTTGCTTTAACACCAAGGGTTTCCATAACAAGATGAAGCTCATCAGCACCAAAGTAGCCGTCACCATCCTAGAAACAGAAGACAGTTAAAGATTGTAGAGGACTTTACAAAGTGAGTTACATAGAAGTCTGCCTTGTGTATCAATACATCCATGGGAAGCAGTTTGTATGTCATGACTTTAGTAGATTCTCTGTACATTGGCTGAAGAAAGGCTGTTGTGGGCAAATGTGTTCCTTCATAAAGACAGCGATTAGCGACATATAATGGAACAGCGATGGTGGGAatgggaactgactaactgccactgacatcaccagtgacactaatacagtgattattgctgatacagtgatacctcggttcacgaacgcttctgttcacgaacaactcggttcacgaacaggaaagttcataaaaatatgctccggttcacgaactccgcctcggttcacaaacaggagccgcggccattttaatgctatttccaggcTGTCACATGGTTGTGACTTTCTGTAGGAAGaccgtggagagaagaagacacacagaaagaagtactgtgagtactctgcaaacattttgagtgattttttgatttttggtgtgctttttagcacatacagtactgtactgtactacagtactgtactgtccttgctgtattgtacagttcactgaaggagatccccctgatgtccttatggagggggactctccctccaaacaataactgcctcccacctgccttcctccatgccagaagtcatctcaagcaaggttagtgtcctctctttatacattactatactgtactaatgtgtattgtaattggtttcatatttttgtgcttcaaaaacccccaaaaataggtcagcacggattaactggatttacattgaaccctatgggaaaatgtgcctcggttcgcgaccagagtcagttcacgaattaagttcgtgaaccgaggtatcactgtactctataccagcctttctcaatcttttcaacacagaggaaaccttgaaataactttctgggcTCAAGGAACCTCTGATAAAAATGACTATGTCTTCAACTTATGAtatattagtgtgatggtcagtgggaagaatgctgcccacacttgtggtcattggaaaAAATTCCccacttacagatagctaaaaagagcaGTGGTGTCAgggggaacttatctgagaggcaattGGTTATTGCTCAAGGGacacctagcaacctctggacaAACCCTGGTCGAGAAACCATGCTATATGTcttaatgacactgactgggaaggggttaacatcctgggtaatcaaggggttaaatgtgtgcctaacaatgtgtaatgtgtgctgattttTTACTAAAGATCtctttgtatttttgtaatagattaattaatttcctgacacaatttctcagggtAAAACCCATCCTACCGCTTGTCCAAATTATAAAGTGAGAGCATGCAAACCAGAGAGCgatttcacatcctcacctttCCAGCTCAGTCCCAACAGAGAGAGCgtgactgggcttacccagttctttttattaaaagcatagaatcacaaatacatgcatttgattggttcacatcataCATTTTACTCCCATTCATCCACCCCCCCTGTGTGGTTTGTCCTTGGCATGAAGCcctcattggtcagttcatatagggatggtttcctcccacaaatcCATTCCTGGGAAGGCTGCACACACATCCAGTGTAAAAAAGTCCATTCAGCTCCTTTCCAAGAGGTCC
The sequence above is drawn from the Rana temporaria chromosome 4, aRanTem1.1, whole genome shotgun sequence genome and encodes:
- the LOC120935469 gene encoding calmodulin-like; protein product: MESVLENTEEEIREEFRKLDKDGDGYFGADELHLVMETLGVKATDEEADNMMREADIDEDGKENSEGLNGLVQNLLET